A single Pirellulaceae bacterium DNA region contains:
- a CDS encoding pyridoxal-phosphate dependent enzyme, translating into MRPLFDEFPELMGKVAHQQIASLPTPVQPLPIGRNNWVKRDDITHPVYGGNKIRKLEFIIADAVARGKSRIVTFGAIGTNHGVATAMVCRQVGLRCRIYLFDQPLTDVVRQNLRLMQAFGAELKYCGSLARTVWAFYTSPARAARQNYFLFAGGSSPIGTLGFINAAFELRQQIATQQLPQPRAIVCPVGSGATLAGLTLGMSLARLPIEVIGVRVAPSHLGPLPVCTRQTVYGLMVRTQGLLTKHVQFPSSPVKPPNLLNDYFGSGYGASTTEARSATEIFGKSGIQLESTYTAKAAAAFLSIQTAIDGPTLFWNTFNSRNVSEFAAVADSLQLPTALRQL; encoded by the coding sequence GTGCGCCCGCTGTTTGATGAGTTTCCAGAACTGATGGGCAAAGTGGCGCATCAACAGATCGCCAGTTTGCCCACACCCGTCCAGCCTTTGCCGATCGGGCGCAACAATTGGGTCAAACGGGATGATATCACACATCCCGTCTACGGAGGTAACAAGATTCGCAAGTTGGAGTTCATCATCGCGGATGCAGTTGCGCGCGGAAAGAGTCGCATCGTTACCTTTGGAGCGATAGGGACCAATCATGGGGTTGCCACGGCCATGGTTTGTCGACAGGTAGGACTAAGGTGCCGCATCTACCTGTTCGATCAACCCCTGACTGACGTTGTGCGTCAAAACCTGCGATTGATGCAAGCGTTTGGAGCCGAGCTGAAGTATTGTGGATCACTGGCTCGCACCGTCTGGGCCTTTTACACCAGTCCCGCGCGGGCCGCGCGTCAAAACTATTTTCTGTTTGCCGGAGGCTCCAGCCCCATTGGAACGCTGGGGTTCATCAACGCCGCTTTTGAGCTGCGGCAACAAATCGCAACCCAGCAACTTCCCCAGCCACGGGCTATTGTGTGTCCGGTCGGGTCGGGAGCCACTCTAGCCGGGCTAACGCTTGGCATGTCGCTGGCAAGGCTACCGATTGAAGTTATTGGTGTTCGCGTGGCACCATCGCACCTTGGGCCATTGCCGGTCTGTACTCGCCAGACCGTCTATGGGCTGATGGTCAGGACACAGGGCCTACTTACAAAGCATGTGCAATTCCCCTCGTCGCCCGTCAAGCCGCCAAATTTGTTGAACGACTACTTCGGATCGGGCTATGGTGCCTCCACAACTGAAGCACGGTCGGCAACCGAAATTTTTGGGAAAAGCGGTATACAACTCGAATCCACCTACACCGCCAAGGCCGCTGCCGCATTCCTATCGATTCAAACTGCCATCGACGGTCCAACCCTATTTTGGAACACCTTTAATTCTCGCAACGTCAGCGAATTTGCTGCCGTAGCCGATTCTCTACAGTTACCAACCGCACTGCGACAGCTTTGA
- a CDS encoding GMC family oxidoreductase gives MSVFYDVVIVGSGASGSVIANYLTQAGARVLMLEAGGEFSWRTFPRNELLSNSNLYWNGSMDATTSANLLFLRGKVLGGGTVVNQALMDRFDTPVWDEWRQKSEIDFYNDLEMSRHYAEIESHLALHTLTRSEWNRNAELYVQGFEKLGYRWGALRRGQSNCRPESNDCMACLGGCRRDSKQSMLVTFLKSARQLGLEVLTGFMAERIVHHRDRVEIWGRSGGSQQRIQARRCVVAAGTLGTNQLMLRSGFGASLPALGQGLYSHPQWMNIALFDEVIDAHKGALQAVKSDEPRFRAMGFKLENVFVGPIGITMLMPAHGLKHQQWMERYRHMASMEVCIRDTLPGTIRVNRTGRLRIVKPIAGEDLKRGLSGVEVVREIYQAVGAQEFITSNFNFSLHQMGGCAIGTSPATAVVNERFQVFGMENLTIADGSIFPLSSGINPALSIMAHSHRASQVLLEEFGAATGGLPSQEASCG, from the coding sequence TGTGATCGTTGGTTCAGGCGCGTCTGGAAGCGTGATTGCCAACTATCTGACCCAAGCCGGCGCGCGCGTATTGATGCTGGAAGCCGGCGGAGAATTCAGTTGGCGGACCTTTCCGCGCAATGAACTGCTTTCCAATTCCAATCTCTACTGGAACGGCAGCATGGACGCTACCACCAGCGCGAACCTGCTGTTTTTACGCGGCAAAGTTCTGGGGGGTGGAACCGTTGTCAATCAAGCCTTGATGGACCGCTTTGATACGCCGGTTTGGGACGAGTGGCGGCAGAAAAGCGAGATTGATTTCTATAACGACCTGGAAATGAGCCGCCACTATGCGGAGATCGAGTCGCATTTGGCTCTCCACACCTTGACTCGCTCGGAGTGGAATCGCAATGCGGAACTCTACGTCCAAGGCTTTGAAAAGCTCGGGTACCGCTGGGGCGCATTGCGGCGCGGTCAGTCCAACTGCAGACCTGAGAGCAACGACTGCATGGCTTGCCTGGGGGGCTGCCGCAGAGATTCCAAGCAAAGCATGTTGGTTACTTTTTTAAAGAGCGCTCGGCAGCTTGGACTGGAAGTTCTAACTGGGTTCATGGCAGAGCGAATCGTACATCATCGGGATCGCGTCGAAATCTGGGGACGAAGCGGGGGCAGTCAGCAGCGCATCCAAGCGCGGCGCTGTGTGGTGGCCGCCGGGACTTTGGGCACCAATCAATTGATGCTTCGTAGCGGTTTTGGCGCGAGCTTGCCTGCACTGGGACAAGGACTTTATAGCCACCCGCAGTGGATGAACATCGCTTTGTTTGACGAGGTCATCGATGCTCACAAAGGTGCTCTGCAGGCTGTCAAATCGGACGAGCCACGATTTCGAGCCATGGGTTTTAAGCTGGAAAATGTGTTCGTAGGACCCATTGGAATTACGATGCTGATGCCGGCCCACGGTCTAAAACATCAACAGTGGATGGAACGCTACCGACACATGGCCAGTATGGAGGTCTGCATTCGCGATACGTTGCCCGGTACGATACGCGTTAACCGCACAGGCCGGCTGCGGATTGTCAAACCGATCGCAGGCGAGGACCTGAAGCGAGGCTTATCGGGAGTCGAGGTTGTTCGGGAAATCTACCAAGCGGTCGGTGCTCAAGAGTTCATCACCTCTAATTTTAATTTCAGTTTGCATCAAATGGGCGGTTGTGCGATCGGCACCAGTCCTGCAACGGCGGTGGTCAACGAGCGGTTTCAGGTGTTTGGCATGGAGAACTTGACCATTGCCGACGGCTCCATTTTCCCGCTCTCGTCTGGAATCAATCCGGCCCTATCGATCATGGCCCACTCGCATCGGGCCAGCCAAGTTCTGCTGGAGGAGTTCGGAGCTGCAACCGGCGGCCTGCCTAGTCAGGAGGCCAGTTGTGGCTGA